One genomic segment of Profundibacter amoris includes these proteins:
- a CDS encoding tyrosine-type recombinase/integrase: MPISAITSGGWSGDMVRFAIFIGMPRLFSRLCQWKRAKVYRIIFKRNRRGGCFTNTLFPLCRCIRRYRAVAFAVMKVRKEIGAEDYDIHALRHTTASELAALGLSDDLIMAVTGHTSRASVVRYAGAARQKARAQVAQDARRGGGTKRET; this comes from the coding sequence ATGCCGATTTCGGCGATCACCAGCGGCGGGTGGTCGGGGGATATGGTGCGGTTTGCGATTTTCATTGGCATGCCTCGTTTGTTTTCCCGTTTATGCCAATGGAAACGGGCAAAGGTCTATAGGATAATTTTCAAGAGGAACCGCAGGGGTGGATGCTTTACAAACACCCTTTTCCCGCTGTGCCGATGTATTCGGAGGTATCGTGCCGTCGCCTTTGCGGTGATGAAGGTGCGCAAGGAGATCGGGGCGGAGGACTACGACATCCACGCGTTGCGCCACACCACGGCCTCGGAACTGGCAGCTTTGGGGTTGTCGGACGATCTGATTATGGCCGTAACCGGCCACACGAGTCGCGCTTCAGTGGTCAGATATGCCGGTGCAGCGCGCCAAAAAGCCCGCGCGCAGGTGGCTCAGGATGCGCGGCGCGGAGGGGGAACAAAGCGGGAAACGTGA
- a CDS encoding N-acetylneuraminate synthase family protein, whose amino-acid sequence MKIANRTISPDHPPLVIAEIGINHGGSLEIAKEMARLAAASGCEMVKHQTHFVADEMTDEAKAIFPPNADVSIWEVMEQCALSKADEIALKDYVESLGMIYISTPFSRAAADFLNDIDVPAFKIGSGEADNLPLIRHIAAFGKPVIMSTGMQTIESVRASVQILEDAGVEYALLECTNLYPSPPEIVSLKGVTELQKAFPNAIVGFSDHSIGPEMALASVALGACILERHYTDSRYRAGPDIVCSMDPAELRLLVDRSREIHTALHNDKQRTGPEEDVYRFARASVVADRDLPAGHMITESDIWARRPGSGEIAGYEFDKVVGKRLTRAITRNTQLKWDDLSG is encoded by the coding sequence ATGAAAATCGCAAACCGCACCATATCCCCCGACCACCCGCCGCTGGTGATCGCCGAAATCGGCATCAATCATGGCGGAAGTCTGGAGATTGCCAAGGAAATGGCGCGGTTGGCGGCGGCTTCGGGCTGCGAGATGGTCAAACACCAGACCCATTTCGTGGCTGACGAAATGACGGACGAGGCCAAGGCCATCTTCCCCCCCAATGCCGATGTGTCGATCTGGGAAGTGATGGAGCAATGCGCCCTGTCCAAGGCCGATGAAATCGCGCTGAAGGATTACGTTGAATCCCTTGGCATGATCTATATCTCCACCCCCTTTTCCCGTGCCGCGGCGGATTTCCTGAACGATATCGACGTGCCGGCCTTCAAGATCGGCTCGGGCGAGGCGGATAACCTGCCCCTGATCCGCCATATTGCCGCTTTCGGCAAACCGGTGATCATGTCGACGGGGATGCAGACGATTGAAAGCGTGCGGGCCTCGGTTCAGATATTGGAGGATGCGGGCGTGGAATATGCGCTGCTGGAATGCACCAACCTTTACCCCTCGCCGCCGGAAATCGTGTCGCTGAAGGGGGTGACAGAGCTGCAAAAAGCCTTCCCCAACGCCATTGTCGGCTTTTCGGACCATTCGATCGGGCCGGAAATGGCGCTTGCTTCGGTTGCCTTGGGCGCCTGTATTCTTGAACGTCACTATACCGACAGCCGGTATCGCGCGGGGCCGGACATTGTCTGTTCGATGGACCCGGCCGAATTGCGTCTGCTGGTAGACCGGTCGCGCGAAATCCACACGGCCCTGCACAACGACAAACAGCGCACCGGGCCGGAAGAGGACGTTTACCGTTTCGCCCGCGCCTCGGTGGTGGCCGACCGTGATTTGCCAGCGGGTCATATGATCACCGAATCCGACATCTGGGCGCGGCGCCCCGGGTCGGGCGAAATTGCGGGATATGAATTTGACAAGGTTGTCGGCAAACGCCTGACCCGCGCGATAACGCGGAATACACAGCTGAAATGGGATGACCTATCGGGTTGA
- the neuC gene encoding UDP-N-acetylglucosamine 2-epimerase — MSKRILFVTGTRADFGKLEPLALAARDAGFHVGFFVTGMHMMERYGLTKNEVHRMQGVEVSEYLNQRQDDPQDMVLAKTVIGFSDFIAEQNPDLVVVHGDRVEALACALVCATNYVRCAHIEGGEVSGTIDEVFRHCNTKLAASHFVSSDVAKKRIMAMGEVAETIHVIGSPELDSHAADSGVTINEVRKYYDIPFDDYGIVTFHPVTSEQATIGAQARALFDRLVASNRNFVVILPNNDPGASDILEVIETLPKDRFRVIPSMRFAYFSELLKNAAAHIGNSSVGVREAPFLGLPSLDIGTRQNNRSGAESITSCQADDAATIDAFLKENWGKRLPSDTGFGAGVSAQRFVEVLKDETFWSRPLQKEFCDLG; from the coding sequence ATGAGCAAAAGAATCCTCTTCGTCACCGGAACCCGCGCCGATTTCGGCAAGCTGGAGCCATTGGCCCTTGCCGCCCGCGATGCCGGTTTTCACGTCGGCTTTTTCGTCACCGGCATGCATATGATGGAACGCTACGGGCTGACCAAGAACGAGGTCCACCGGATGCAGGGGGTCGAGGTTTCGGAATATCTGAACCAGCGTCAGGATGACCCGCAGGATATGGTGCTGGCCAAAACCGTGATCGGCTTTTCCGATTTTATCGCCGAACAGAACCCCGATCTGGTGGTGGTGCATGGCGATCGGGTCGAGGCGCTGGCCTGCGCGCTGGTCTGCGCCACCAACTATGTGCGCTGCGCCCATATCGAGGGCGGCGAGGTGTCCGGCACGATTGACGAGGTGTTCCGCCACTGCAACACCAAACTGGCGGCCAGCCATTTTGTCAGCTCGGACGTGGCCAAGAAACGCATCATGGCGATGGGCGAGGTGGCAGAAACGATCCATGTGATCGGCTCGCCCGAACTGGATTCGCACGCAGCGGATTCCGGTGTGACCATCAACGAGGTGCGCAAATATTACGACATTCCGTTTGACGATTACGGCATCGTCACCTTCCACCCAGTCACCAGTGAACAGGCGACCATCGGCGCGCAGGCGCGGGCATTGTTTGACCGGCTGGTGGCGTCAAATCGCAACTTTGTGGTGATCCTGCCGAACAATGATCCGGGGGCCAGTGATATTCTGGAGGTGATCGAAACCCTGCCAAAGGACCGGTTCCGCGTGATCCCCTCGATGCGGTTCGCCTATTTTTCCGAGCTGCTGAAAAACGCCGCCGCCCATATCGGCAACAGTTCCGTCGGCGTGCGCGAGGCGCCGTTTCTGGGCCTGCCCAGTCTGGACATCGGCACGCGGCAGAACAACCGTTCGGGGGCGGAATCCATCACCTCTTGTCAGGCCGATGATGCCGCCACGATCGACGCTTTTCTAAAGGAGAATTGGGGCAAGCGCCTGCCCTCGGACACGGGCTTTGGCGCGGGGGTTTCCGCACAGCGGTTTGTCGAGGTTCTGAAGGATGAAACCTTCTGGTCCCGCCCGCTGCAAAAAGAGTTTTGCGACCTTGGCTAA
- a CDS encoding 3-deoxy-D-manno-octulosonic acid transferase, producing MANPPKSALLGLYLAASPLIRLIARRHLEKRVLRGKEDGQRYREKLGLTDVPRPDGPLVWMHAVGVGELLALPALIREMQARDPALNFLLTSSAKTSAQAIEHNLPPRTIHQFLPLDTRAYVRRFLDHWQPQLSVWAERDIWPVFLTEIERRGIPLALINGRMSRESASKKQRAKAMFAALYVKFRFIEVQDIESAEGFASLGVPADKITVTGTLKAGADPLADQPDKRAEMEQTLSGRPVWLAASTHPEDEIAVFKAQRKILETAPDTCLILAPRDPSRATRILNHALDLGFDAAILDGPDSLKDAQIAIIDRIGELGLWFRLADHCFIGGSIAPVGGHNPYEPARLDCAITHGPNVQNFTDDYAAFHAAGAARQVTDGETLAAAMLDPALTDLRPAAAKVADAGRQAVVRTAERLLGVMNVNSN from the coding sequence TTGGCTAACCCGCCCAAATCCGCCCTGCTGGGGCTGTATCTGGCGGCCAGCCCCCTGATCCGCCTGATTGCCCGCCGCCATCTGGAAAAACGCGTACTGCGCGGCAAAGAGGACGGGCAGCGGTATCGCGAAAAGCTGGGGCTGACCGATGTGCCTCGCCCCGATGGCCCGCTGGTCTGGATGCATGCGGTGGGGGTGGGCGAACTGCTGGCCCTGCCCGCATTGATCCGCGAAATGCAGGCCCGTGATCCGGCGCTGAATTTCCTGCTGACGTCCTCGGCCAAAACCTCGGCACAGGCGATCGAACACAACCTGCCGCCGCGCACCATCCATCAGTTTTTACCACTGGACACCCGCGCCTATGTCCGCCGGTTTCTGGACCACTGGCAACCGCAACTGTCCGTCTGGGCCGAACGCGACATCTGGCCGGTGTTCCTGACGGAAATCGAGCGCAGAGGCATCCCGCTGGCCCTGATCAACGGCCGGATGAGCCGCGAGTCCGCTTCCAAAAAACAACGCGCCAAGGCGATGTTCGCCGCCCTTTACGTCAAGTTCCGGTTTATCGAGGTGCAGGATATTGAGAGCGCCGAAGGGTTTGCCAGCCTTGGCGTGCCCGCTGACAAGATCACCGTCACCGGTACTTTGAAAGCAGGCGCCGATCCGTTGGCTGATCAGCCGGACAAACGCGCCGAGATGGAACAGACACTTTCGGGGCGTCCCGTCTGGCTGGCGGCCTCGACCCATCCCGAGGATGAAATCGCCGTGTTCAAGGCGCAGCGCAAAATTCTGGAAACCGCGCCCGATACCTGCCTGATCCTCGCCCCACGCGACCCCTCCCGCGCCACTCGCATTCTGAACCACGCGCTGGATCTGGGGTTTGATGCCGCCATTCTGGACGGGCCGGACAGCCTGAAAGACGCACAGATCGCTATCATCGACCGGATCGGAGAGTTGGGCCTGTGGTTCCGGCTGGCGGACCACTGTTTCATCGGTGGCTCCATTGCGCCTGTTGGCGGGCATAACCCGTATGAGCCGGCCCGACTGGATTGCGCCATTACCCACGGTCCCAACGTGCAGAACTTTACGGATGATTACGCCGCCTTCCATGCCGCCGGTGCTGCGCGGCAGGTAACGGACGGGGAAACATTGGCCGCTGCAATGCTGGACCCCGCCCTGACAGATCTGCGCCCCGCCGCCGCCAAGGTGGCCGATGCGGGGCGGCAAGCGGTGGTCAGGACGGCGGAGCGGTTGTTGGGAGTGATGAATGTTAACTCAAACTAG
- a CDS encoding threonine dehydratase, with translation MFTIDDLKAAQKVVYRQMQSTAQIHWPQLTAPTGTHVIVKHENHAPTGAFKVRGGITFIDWLKRTHPDARGIITATRGNHGQSQARAATAAGLVAKIYVPHGNSVEKNAAMRAYGAELVEFGDDFDEAKAEAMRVAETEGLFVVPPFHPELVRGVATYGYELFTAHPDLDTVYVPIGCGSGICGTIIARDAVGLGTKIVGVVSENAQTAKLSVEAGRMVETNSATTFADGMAVRVPVQSAYDIYAKGADRIITVSDDEVANAIRIYFSGIHNLAEGAGAAPLAGLIQEKDRMQGRKVGVILSGGNIDSAWFSKVLMGETPQP, from the coding sequence ATGTTCACGATTGACGATCTGAAAGCCGCGCAAAAGGTGGTTTACCGCCAGATGCAGTCCACCGCGCAAATCCACTGGCCGCAACTGACCGCCCCGACCGGCACCCACGTCATCGTCAAACACGAAAACCACGCCCCCACCGGTGCTTTCAAGGTGCGCGGCGGGATCACCTTCATCGACTGGCTGAAACGCACCCACCCCGACGCGCGCGGCATCATCACCGCCACCCGTGGCAACCACGGCCAGTCACAGGCCCGCGCCGCAACCGCCGCCGGTCTGGTCGCCAAAATCTATGTCCCGCACGGCAATTCGGTGGAAAAGAACGCCGCCATGCGGGCCTATGGCGCGGAACTGGTGGAATTCGGCGATGACTTTGACGAAGCCAAAGCCGAAGCCATGCGCGTGGCCGAAACCGAAGGGCTGTTCGTGGTACCGCCCTTCCATCCCGAACTGGTGCGCGGGGTGGCGACCTATGGCTATGAACTGTTCACCGCCCACCCCGATCTGGACACGGTCTATGTGCCGATCGGCTGCGGCTCGGGCATTTGCGGCACGATCATTGCCCGCGATGCGGTGGGGCTTGGGACGAAAATCGTCGGTGTGGTGTCGGAAAACGCCCAGACCGCGAAACTGTCGGTCGAGGCCGGACGGATGGTCGAAACCAATTCCGCCACCACTTTTGCCGATGGTATGGCAGTGCGCGTTCCGGTGCAAAGCGCCTATGACATTTATGCCAAAGGTGCTGACCGGATCATCACCGTTTCGGATGACGAAGTGGCAAACGCCATCCGCATCTATTTTTCCGGCATCCACAATCTGGCCGAAGGCGCGGGTGCTGCCCCGCTGGCCGGTCTGATACAGGAAAAGGACCGGATGCAGGGCAGGAAGGTTGGCGTGATCCTGAGCGGTGGCAACATCGACAGCGCGTGGTTTTCCAAGGTGTTGATGGGCGAAACACCACAGCCTTAG
- a CDS encoding NUDIX hydrolase: MTVVKVKHKPQRLDVSHKHDVRTQFGALCYRIHDGKVQVLLVTSRGTGRWIIPKGWPMDGETPAGAAATEAFEEAGVEGKPSDICLGIYSYTKALPKGDNLPIIVAVFPFKVKRVLKEYPEAGQRKRKWFSLKKAAMMISEPELGPLIRNFDPKRLKH, encoded by the coding sequence GTGACTGTAGTCAAGGTAAAACACAAGCCACAGCGGCTGGATGTGTCGCATAAACATGATGTGCGCACCCAGTTCGGGGCGCTGTGCTATCGCATCCATGATGGCAAGGTGCAGGTGCTGCTGGTGACCAGCCGCGGCACAGGGCGCTGGATTATCCCCAAGGGCTGGCCGATGGATGGCGAAACCCCCGCCGGCGCCGCCGCGACCGAAGCCTTCGAGGAAGCCGGGGTCGAGGGCAAGCCGTCCGACATCTGCCTAGGCATTTATTCCTACACCAAAGCCTTGCCCAAAGGGGACAACCTGCCGATCATCGTCGCGGTGTTTCCCTTCAAGGTAAAGCGGGTGCTGAAAGAATATCCCGAGGCGGGCCAGCGCAAGCGCAAATGGTTCAGCCTGAAAAAAGCGGCCATGATGATAAGCGAGCCTGAACTAGGGCCATTGATCCGCAATTTTGATCCCAAGCGGTTAAAACATTAG
- a CDS encoding outer membrane protein has translation MKNTNILFASMATLCFATAASAQETNTDWSGFYTGVTYGSKVGGDMAYTPGTDYGSLESGSSYGLYAGYNIQRNRIVYGGEISYSDADGHGPIGFPNEKFNYFMDLKARAGMAVDNTLFYGFVGYSKGEFEFAAGQKHNATGANYGIGMDVKLGERFFVGAEYIVRDLSGTTFTGNTQDTMIQAVQLRTGWKF, from the coding sequence ATGAAAAATACGAATATACTGTTTGCCTCAATGGCCACATTGTGCTTTGCCACGGCTGCCTCTGCCCAGGAAACAAATACCGACTGGAGCGGGTTTTATACGGGTGTAACCTATGGTTCCAAGGTTGGGGGCGATATGGCTTATACCCCGGGTACTGACTATGGCTCACTTGAAAGCGGCAGCAGTTATGGCCTGTATGCGGGCTATAACATCCAGCGGAACAGGATCGTATACGGTGGTGAAATTTCGTATTCGGATGCCGATGGCCATGGCCCGATCGGATTTCCAAACGAAAAATTCAATTACTTTATGGATTTGAAGGCGCGCGCAGGCATGGCGGTGGATAATACCCTTTTTTACGGCTTTGTGGGCTATAGCAAAGGCGAGTTTGAATTTGCTGCTGGGCAAAAACACAACGCGACCGGTGCAAACTATGGTATCGGGATGGATGTAAAGCTTGGGGAGCGTTTCTTTGTCGGCGCCGAGTATATCGTGCGCGACCTGTCCGGCACTACCTTTACCGGCAACACGCAAGATACAATGATACAGGCCGTTCAGTTGCGCACCGGCTGGAAATTCTAG
- a CDS encoding DUF1178 family protein has product MIRYSLKCENDHRFESWFQSGPAFDKLYAARMVACPTCASTSVEKAIMAPRVRTARKAAQTPQPDAPLTTPQNDTERAIAELKSQVEANSEYVGMEFATQARAIHDGDAPERPIYGEAAPEEAKKLLEDGVPVAPLPFTPSRKTN; this is encoded by the coding sequence ATGATCCGCTATTCGCTAAAATGCGAGAATGACCACAGGTTCGAAAGCTGGTTCCAGTCGGGACCGGCCTTTGACAAGCTGTATGCCGCCAGAATGGTCGCCTGCCCGACCTGCGCCAGCACATCGGTGGAAAAGGCCATCATGGCCCCGCGCGTGCGCACCGCCCGCAAGGCCGCACAGACACCGCAACCGGACGCGCCCCTGACCACCCCGCAAAACGATACGGAACGCGCCATTGCCGAACTGAAATCACAGGTCGAGGCGAATTCGGAATACGTCGGCATGGAATTCGCAACCCAGGCCCGCGCCATCCACGATGGCGACGCCCCCGAACGCCCGATCTATGGCGAGGCCGCGCCGGAAGAGGCCAAAAAGCTGTTGGAAGACGGCGTACCCGTGGCCCCCCTGCCCTTCACCCCCAGCCGCAAAACGAATTAG
- a CDS encoding glycosyltransferase, giving the protein MELVFQTRFSFFGASGWRSQTSQSKELLFSPARLRNRLELFEKIALASLKDQTDQDFKLAILSSKYMPNRFKNRLTELCNDTIGADKCDIWFSGPRKAGRLLRKFMCEKYPDDPVIAQVVLDDDDGVSCDFVDICKREARYAFDNNYDDTNAVYLTFPRGVSLGLENQKAQWLSPRNAFFTNLGLTLVAPPSFERHPFLTSHRQIGSRFSSRPICSLRPFYVRTVHEGNDSDAKHNKIAYFVPETDDPVFDHFPFLRNHFPKA; this is encoded by the coding sequence ATGGAATTGGTCTTTCAGACACGGTTTTCTTTTTTCGGGGCCTCGGGCTGGCGTTCCCAAACAAGTCAAAGCAAAGAACTGCTGTTTTCCCCGGCACGCCTGAGAAATCGGCTTGAACTATTTGAAAAAATTGCGCTGGCAAGTCTGAAGGACCAAACGGATCAGGATTTCAAACTGGCCATTCTGTCCTCGAAATATATGCCCAACCGGTTCAAAAACCGGCTAACCGAATTATGCAATGACACGATCGGGGCAGACAAATGCGACATCTGGTTTTCCGGCCCACGGAAAGCGGGCCGGTTGTTGCGTAAATTCATGTGTGAAAAATATCCGGATGATCCTGTTATCGCGCAGGTGGTTCTGGATGATGATGACGGGGTCAGCTGTGATTTTGTCGATATATGCAAACGCGAAGCCCGCTATGCGTTTGATAATAATTATGACGATACAAACGCTGTTTACCTGACATTCCCGCGTGGCGTCAGCCTTGGACTCGAAAACCAAAAGGCGCAATGGCTATCCCCGCGCAACGCGTTTTTTACCAATCTTGGCCTGACACTGGTTGCCCCGCCCAGTTTCGAACGGCACCCGTTTCTGACCAGCCATCGCCAGATCGGCAGCCGGTTTTCCTCGCGACCGATATGCAGCCTGCGCCCGTTTTACGTCCGCACGGTTCACGAAGGGAATGACAGCGATGCAAAACACAACAAGATCGCCTATTTTGTTCCAGAAACCGATGACCCGGTATTCGATCACTTTCCATTTTTGCGTAATCATTTTCCAAAAGCATAG
- a CDS encoding aspartate kinase, which translates to MPTLVMKFGGTSVATLDRIRRAAKRVGVEVAKGYDVIVIVSAMSGKTNELVGWVEETSPLFDAREYDAVVSSGENVTAGLMALILQEMDVPARSWQGWQVPLKTNSVHSAARIEEIPTDNINAKFAEGMKVAVVAGFQGVSPEGRITTLGRGGSDTTAVAFAAAFDAERCDIYTDVDGVYTTDPRIEDKARKLDKIAFEEMLELASLGAKVLQTRSVELAMRFGVRLRVLSSFEEQSDDAGTLVCPEEEIMESNVVAGVAYQRDEAKMTLISVADRPGIAAAIFVPLSDAGVNVDMIVQNISEEGRTDMTFSCPVDQVARAEKAMAEAKASGEINFHDLLADTDVAKVSVVGIGMRSHTGVAAKMFEVLSNEGINIKVITTSEIKISVLVDRKYMELAVQALHDAFELDKVG; encoded by the coding sequence ATGCCGACACTTGTGATGAAATTCGGTGGCACTTCGGTGGCCACGCTGGACCGGATACGCCGCGCCGCCAAACGGGTCGGTGTCGAGGTGGCCAAGGGCTATGACGTGATCGTCATCGTGTCGGCCATGTCGGGCAAAACCAATGAACTGGTGGGCTGGGTCGAGGAAACCTCGCCGTTGTTTGACGCGCGGGAATATGATGCCGTGGTATCCTCGGGCGAAAATGTCACCGCCGGTCTGATGGCGCTGATATTGCAGGAAATGGATGTGCCCGCCCGCAGTTGGCAGGGCTGGCAAGTGCCGCTGAAAACCAATTCGGTGCATTCGGCCGCAAGGATCGAGGAAATCCCGACCGACAACATCAACGCCAAATTTGCCGAGGGCATGAAGGTGGCCGTAGTCGCCGGTTTTCAGGGCGTTAGCCCCGAGGGGCGCATCACCACACTGGGCCGTGGTGGCTCGGACACCACCGCCGTCGCCTTTGCCGCTGCTTTTGACGCCGAACGTTGCGATATCTACACCGACGTTGACGGCGTCTACACCACCGATCCGCGGATCGAGGACAAGGCCCGCAAGCTGGACAAGATCGCGTTTGAGGAAATGCTGGAACTGGCGTCCCTTGGCGCCAAGGTTCTGCAAACCCGTTCGGTCGAACTGGCCATGCGGTTTGGCGTGCGCCTGCGGGTGCTCAGTTCATTCGAGGAACAATCAGATGACGCAGGCACATTGGTCTGCCCCGAGGAGGAAATCATGGAAAGCAATGTCGTTGCCGGAGTCGCCTATCAACGGGACGAGGCCAAGATGACCCTTATTTCGGTCGCCGACCGCCCCGGCATCGCCGCCGCCATCTTCGTGCCGCTGTCGGATGCTGGCGTGAATGTGGATATGATCGTGCAGAATATTTCCGAAGAAGGGCGCACGGATATGACGTTCTCCTGCCCCGTCGATCAGGTCGCCCGCGCCGAAAAGGCGATGGCCGAGGCCAAAGCCAGCGGCGAGATCAATTTCCACGATCTGCTGGCCGATACCGACGTGGCCAAGGTTTCGGTCGTTGGCATCGGTATGCGCAGCCACACCGGCGTTGCCGCCAAGATGTTCGAGGTTCTGTCGAACGAGGGCATCAACATCAAGGTGATCACAACCTCGGAAATCAAGATTTCCGTGCTGGTCGATCGTAAATACATGGAGCTGGCCGTGCAGGCGCTGCATGATGCGTTCGAACTGGACAAGGTTGGGTGA
- the ptsP gene encoding phosphoenolpyruvate--protein phosphotransferase, whose translation MTDSTKSKSRTLLGRLRESLAEEGEGQERLDRITQIIAESMECEVCSIYLFRDDETLELCATQGLNPESVHQTRMRLGEGLVGRVAKTSHVVNTADAPSSRGFRFMPETGEEVFPSFLGVPIQRLGERLGVLVVQSREARKFTDDEVYALEVVAMVVAEMTELGAFVGEGAALSARHQQPVLFRGGVGQEGAGMGHVYLHEPRVVVTNPIADDPHAELARLHDAVDILRVSVDEMLATAGNGKGTEHKEQMQVLETYRMFANSKGWMRRMEEDIARGLSAEAAVEKEQSAARTRMGQVTDAYLRERLHDLDDLSNRLLRILTGQGNNTGAEMPEYPVLVARNIGPAELLEYGRKLRGIVLEEGSVGSHAAIVARALAIPLVIHAERITTEALNGDQIMVDGDQGIVHLRPDDNVVEAFKDKIAMLAKEQERYASIRDKPAETLDGKVISLSMNAGLIADLPSLESSGAEGVGLFRTELQFLIRNKMPKRAELAALYTRVIKAAKGQRVVFRTLDIGSDKVLPYMKPQDEPNPALGWRAIRVGLDKPGVMRMQLQALIRASNGKPMTIMFPFIAQFEEYRAARNLLELELKREKRLGHPVPKVEVGAMLETPSLAFAPRKFFEEVGFISIGGNDLKQFFFAADRENERVRKRYDTLNVSFLSLIERIVERCNETDTPVSFCGEDAGRPIEALCFAAMGLRTLSMRPASIGPVKSLLRRANLDQVKAVIDEARARGDQSVRPAIMGWLRGR comes from the coding sequence ATGACTGACAGCACCAAAAGCAAAAGCCGCACCCTGCTGGGGCGCCTGCGTGAATCTCTTGCCGAAGAGGGCGAAGGCCAGGAACGGCTGGACCGGATCACCCAGATCATCGCGGAATCGATGGAATGCGAGGTGTGCTCGATCTACCTGTTTCGCGACGATGAAACGCTGGAGCTGTGCGCCACCCAAGGCCTGAACCCCGAATCCGTGCACCAGACCCGTATGCGGCTGGGCGAAGGGCTGGTCGGGCGTGTGGCCAAAACCTCGCATGTGGTGAACACAGCGGATGCGCCTTCGTCGCGCGGATTCCGCTTTATGCCCGAAACCGGCGAGGAGGTATTTCCATCCTTTCTGGGTGTGCCAATCCAGCGGCTGGGCGAACGGCTGGGTGTGCTGGTGGTGCAATCGCGCGAGGCGCGCAAATTCACAGATGACGAGGTTTACGCACTGGAAGTCGTGGCGATGGTGGTGGCCGAGATGACCGAACTGGGCGCCTTTGTTGGCGAAGGCGCGGCCCTGTCGGCCCGTCACCAGCAACCGGTGCTGTTTCGCGGTGGCGTGGGGCAGGAAGGCGCGGGAATGGGGCATGTTTACCTGCATGAACCGCGCGTGGTTGTGACCAACCCGATTGCCGATGATCCCCATGCCGAACTGGCCCGCCTGCACGATGCTGTCGATATATTGCGCGTGTCGGTTGACGAAATGCTGGCCACAGCCGGCAACGGTAAGGGAACCGAGCACAAGGAACAGATGCAGGTTCTGGAAACCTACCGGATGTTTGCCAATTCCAAGGGCTGGATGCGCCGGATGGAAGAGGACATCGCACGCGGCCTGTCTGCCGAGGCGGCGGTAGAAAAGGAACAATCCGCCGCCCGCACCCGCATGGGGCAGGTGACGGATGCCTACCTGCGTGAACGGCTGCACGATCTGGACGATTTGTCGAACCGTTTGTTGCGAATTCTGACTGGTCAGGGGAACAACACCGGTGCGGAAATGCCCGAATATCCGGTTCTGGTGGCCCGCAACATCGGACCGGCCGAATTGCTGGAATACGGGCGTAAACTGCGCGGGATTGTGCTCGAGGAAGGGTCGGTTGGCAGCCACGCCGCGATTGTCGCGCGGGCGCTGGCGATCCCGTTGGTGATCCACGCCGAACGCATCACAACCGAAGCGCTGAATGGCGATCAGATCATGGTCGATGGCGATCAGGGTATCGTGCATTTGCGCCCTGATGACAATGTGGTCGAGGCCTTCAAAGACAAAATCGCGATGCTGGCCAAAGAGCAGGAACGCTATGCTTCGATCCGCGACAAGCCCGCCGAAACGCTGGACGGCAAGGTCATCTCCCTGTCGATGAACGCGGGGCTGATTGCCGATCTGCCGTCACTGGAAAGTTCCGGCGCCGAGGGGGTGGGCCTGTTTCGCACCGAGTTGCAATTCCTGATCCGCAACAAAATGCCTAAACGCGCCGAACTGGCCGCGCTATATACCCGCGTTATCAAAGCCGCCAAAGGTCAACGCGTGGTGTTTCGCACGCTTGATATCGGTTCGGACAAGGTGCTGCCCTATATGAAACCGCAGGACGAACCCAACCCCGCCCTTGGCTGGCGGGCCATCCGCGTAGGTCTGGACAAACCCGGCGTTATGCGGATGCAATTGCAAGCCTTGATCCGCGCCAGCAACGGCAAACCGATGACCATTATGTTCCCGTTCATCGCCCAGTTTGAAGAATACCGTGCCGCACGCAATCTATTGGAACTGGAATTGAAGCGCGAGAAACGTCTGGGCCATCCTGTGCCCAAGGTCGAAGTCGGCGCCATGCTGGAAACCCCGTCACTGGCCTTTGCCCCGCGTAAATTTTTCGAGGAGGTTGGGTTTATCTCGATTGGGGGCAATGATCTGAAGCAGTTTTTCTTTGCCGCCGATCGCGAAAATGAACGGGTCCGCAAACGTTACGACACGCTGAATGTCAGCTTCCTGAGCCTGATCGAGCGCATTGTGGAGCGTTGTAATGAAACCGACACGCCGGTGTCCTTTTGTGGCGAAGACGCCGGCCGCCCGATCGAGGCGCTGTGTTTCGCCGCAATGGGCCTGCGCACCCTGTCGATGCGCCCCGCATCAATCGGGCCGGTCAAAAGCCTGCTGCGCCGCGCCAATCTGGATCAGGTCAAAGCCGTGATCGACGAAGCCCGCGCCCGTGGTGATCAATCTGTGCGCCCGGCGATCATGGGCTGGTTGCGCGGGCGATAG